The sequence below is a genomic window from Chaetodon trifascialis isolate fChaTrf1 chromosome 18, fChaTrf1.hap1, whole genome shotgun sequence.
AGCTGGTTAGAAGTCCTTCATGTCAATGAtgtgatgtctgtgttttaacTCAACACTGCCACTCAGTGAACACCTGCTGCAACTGTTACACATGCCTTGTGTTCTCTGAGTGAAGGCCTGAGACCTCATGAACCCTTCGGTGAAACCCGTCTTGAAAGCCTCGTGCTGGTGTTCTGGGAGGTTCTTTTGTGTAAGCAGCTGGTCCAGCGATTGCGCCTCTGGTCCCTTTTCTTTCTGAAGCAATCCCTGTGATGGGAGCAGAAGAAGCTTCAAGCTGCTTTCACTCATAGAGCCCAGTTACCCCTCcgttaaacacattttaaaaactgcTGCAATTCTGCGGTAACATGCTGACCTTCATGAAGGCTGGTGTGTAGGGCTCAGACTCCACCGGAGCGTCATATCCAGATTCATTCATCCGTCTGGTCTTTGATCTAAGCGTCTTGAAACCCCGACTCTGGACCCAAActaaagagagacacacacagacaaccgAAAACATTACATGTCAAgccgttcacacacacagataacacacaGCCGGTTCGGTAGTCAAAGTCAGTTTCTTACCAGGCAGGAATTGTAGCTCTGAGCAGACTTCTTTTAGAGGACTGTGGTATTGTCTGTGGAATATCGGGGAGCCAAAAACCCCCAATCTTCTGTGTGAAAAGCCTGTCAGACAAAACGTGCAAAAACCTTTTCACTTTACACGATATGCTGTATCAACAAAATTTGTTTTCTTAACTAACAAAATAGTCTCACATACTCCGGGTTGGGAGTTGTTAAAATCAACAGTGACAAGCACATCTTTCTAAAAGTTCAACAAGTttactttcaaaacaaaagcagcagccaGCAAGCCAAACCCAAACTGTGTTTATCTTATCCCTGCTGTCTTACTGCTTCATCTAACAGCTGAACTGGTATCGCTGGGCCCAatgagctgctctctctctgctctgacgATGCCTTCAGGCTCACTACGCTCAGATGTTTGACTGCAGGTAACGGCAGTAGAAGTTATTTGTGATCAGCGGAGCAACCAGCCCACAGAGCGTCTGGCCCACCAGGATTTCAAATTCTAATCAAATTCACTCGCATTTGGCTGTCTTATGATAAAGTAAGCCTTGAGtcattttctttgaaaacaataaAGATGGGTCGTCTTTCAGCTCGGTGGCCCGGAGCTGCTCACCATGCTTGTTGTGGAAGAAGCTGTCTGCAGACACGTGACTCGTCCTCCACGGTGAAGGAATGGCAGGAGGTTCTTCTGGTCCCGGTGAAGGCAGCAACCTGCTGACCAGCTCGTCCAGCTGACTCACCCTGATCTCTGACAGGCCGAGATCCCTCAGACTCACATTGGGCTGTGAAGGAGGGATAACAGAAGTAGGTTACATACACCTTTGTGAGACGATAATCATGGAAACAATGACCCACGTGTAGGTAAgcagagcttttcaaaacactTTAGACATACGTTTCCAGAGATGTTGTAATTAACACATTGACAGATACGCTGCACACGTGAGACCTGCTTCTGTACTCTGGGGGCATGTCGTGTAGCCGTAGTGTCCATCTCACCTCTTTTAGAAATGAATTGTGCTCTGGAATGAGGTCTCTGTGCAGGGTCTGGACTGAAGCTGTGGCCGAGTTCTTCAGAGAGTGGAGGGCATTGATGAGCTGGGTGACGGGCAGTATCATCTGTCAGatacacaaacagaggagggtGAAGAGCAGTCACTCAACACATGGTGATATGTATAATCTAACATTTATCATAACTTACGTACTGAATGTTCACATATGTCAATGTTTGGAAAAGTATTTCAGTTTTGCTGGATTTCAGGTGAATTTTCCAGACAGGACCAAGTGTTACTCAGGTTGACTGACTCTGCTCTCCGCCTCAGAGAACAGTATGGCCTCACACGACAAATGTATGCGAGTTATGTAACCTCGACCCCATGGATATTAACTTAACACCTTTCAACGTACTTAAAGCCCAGCTCTTTACAGATACACCTGAAGGTTTAGTTATAATCGCAGGTACACAGTGTGTCAGGACTGTCCCTGCTTTAGACTAGCTTACGAGAACAACGTGACGTAAGCATGGGCTGATTAAGGGGGAATCTACCGTTGACTtgttaatgctaacattagccgaGCTGAGTTGTCATTGACCACAACAGAAGACGTGacataaacaacaaaagaaagagcTTCTTATTGCTTTAACCGCCAACAACAGCCATTCCTCGGCAATACTGACAATATAACGAAAGGACAGATAGGTTTTCAAAAAAGCACACTTTAGCTAGCTAATCAAAAAGCAGCAGTCGGCttacctgctgtggctgaaacgACGTtgacagtgaaaacattttttgccGGATGATAATTCAAAACCAGGTCTTGGAGGGATGATGTGTGGGGAGAGACCCTCTAGTCTATATAACTGAAATGTACGAGTCCTCCCGGGAGCCgtgtccttttgttttccttgttaCACAACTTTCAGCAGCTTAGCTTATCACACCAAATGGATTCTCCGGCAACCGAGGTCAAATGGACTACAAAATGACGTCAAGATGAATTACTACCGGGTGCCACTTTCTTCGTTACATCACTTGTAAACAAGTCAAACTAAACGTTTATTAAAAGTGGATCGAAAATTCTGAAACAGTGTATGACAAATCTAAAAGTTCATCTGCATTTTTTGCATAATTAACCTTACTAGAAAAATAAGATTGCTGTTGTTACACAATTTCTATATTTAGTTCTCATGTCTCTTCCTTACTGCCTGATCAAAATTCAAATATCGCAAATATTTATATCGTTCCGTTAGCGTTCTTATTTTGACAAATGAATATATATTTGATGGTTTCATAGTTACAATTAATAGATCATTCTTAATTACGGCACACACTAAGAgcactttttcctttttaaacagGCAGGCACGGAACGGACGTCAGAGGACCCCGCGAAAGCGCAGTACGATTCAAATTTTCAAAACAAACCAGATTGTTGTTTTATCATGCAAGTGTTAATCCTGAGCTAGCTGGATGTTACAGGCACGACCCAGTTCCATACTTTAAAACTAGTAATAACATGGATGCAGATGAAAAGCACGATTCCAGTATAAAGGAAGTATCGGTGGCTATTCCTAAACCGCCTTCAATCGAGGATTTCATCGTATTGAAGCCCATCAGCCGCGGTGCTTTTGGCAAGGTCTACCTTGCACGGAAGAAGTGCAATGTGCGATTATATGCCATTAAGGTGAGTCGGTTTGATCTATGACAGCTTTGAATCACTGAATGTGACACAGTTTAAAATACTTGCTTTTTTAAATCTTAGGTGATGAAGAAAGCGAACATGGTTGATAAAAATATGACGGGCCAGATGAAGGCGGAGAGAGATGCGCTTGCTTTGAGCAAAAGCCCCTTCGTGGTTCACCTGTTTTACTCCCTTCAGACAGCCACCAAGATCTATCTGGTAACACAAACTGCACAACACACATTTGCACTTTGTGAATCTATTATTTGTATAGCTGCTGttaaatctttattttcatcctgcTTACAGGTGATGGAATACCTGATTGGTGGAGATGTCAAATCTCTGCTTCACATGTACGGATATTTCGACCAGGATATGTCtattaaatacatttcagagGTTGCGCTGGCTTTGGACTACCTGCATCGTCATGGTATAATCCACAGGTACTTGATGCTATTTCTTTAAATGTGAATACAGTAACGCTGATTGGTTAATCTTTGCTGAGGTTTACTGTGTGACCTGTCATTTACCTGAATTCAAACTCTTTAGGGACTTGAAACCAGACAACATGCTTATATCCAACGAAGGACACATCAAACTAACAGACTTCGGTCTTTCTAAAGTGAAGCTTGACAGAGGTATGAACTCCTATCAGCTTGCCACTGAAAAATTGAGCATCACCACTCGTAATGTTAGAAACATGTTATTAATTATATCTCTGTGCTCCGTCAGAGCTGAGTCTTATGGATATCCTCACGACGCCATCCTTGGCTAAACCGAAAAAAGGTTACTTCCGCACCCCGGGTCAAGTCCTCTCCTTAATCAGCTCCCTTGGATTTGTGAGTGGATGTCTATTATTTTGCATGGAGCGATGTCCTATTTGCATGCTTCACACAGTCTGTGTTGCATAATGActctttattttgtcatttgaaaacacagaatacaCCTGCAGGGGAGGGCAAGCGTCACCACAGTGCGTCTGCTGTGTCCAGTCCCATGTCCTGtggcaaaataaaacagaagaataACTCTCTTGGTTCTCCCTTGATGAAGATAAAAGATCATCTGTCCTCTCCCACTTGCTACCCTTGGAAAACGGGTACGTCACGGTCGATGTCAAGATGTGCTCTTGGCATGtctatttttcattcattaacCTCTTGACTGTGCAGGGACTGTTAGTGCCTGCTGGTGAGATCTTGGCAATGAAAATGTCCTTCAGATGCATTAACTGTGTTGTCCCCACAGGACCGAACAACATTGCGTTCAGTCCTCACAACCTGGCGAAAAATCTGACTCCCACTCTGCTGAAGACCAGGAGGAGGTTCGAGACGATGAGTGCAGGCAGCACCACCACCGACACTGAGGGCGGCGTCAGTCCACTGTGGGAGTGTGAGGAGGTCAGTGGCTGTAAACATATGATTTTGATGGGTGTCCCAAATCTTAATTTAGTCATTTAATGTAATGCGTCTGTGAGCACAAAGTTTCTGTTGGTAAAATGAAGAAAGATTTAGAATTTGATTGACTTTAATCTTAATTAATTGAAATTGAAGCTCATAAACTGTTTGCTCCTTGCTGTgacattaatttatttttattttatcctccttcagaaagaaaatgaacataCTAATAAACAGAAGGGGAGAGGCCGTTCTGAGTCCAGAGGGCCCGAACAGGACTGTGCGCCCACAACAGCCGGCACCTTTGGCTTCTCTGCGAAGTCCCCCggcagtctgtgtgtggagTCACATCCAGAAgatgtagaagaagaaaagcctCCAGCCAACAAACCGGAGTCTGTTTCCACAGCTCGCCGTGGTTTTTGTCCTTCAGCCTCATCTGGAAAGAGAACGTTTTCGGATATTGAGAGGAGCCCCGAGCCCTTAGAGATCCAAGCGAAGAAGAGTAACGCACACTACACGAGATGCTATGAGGTTCCAGAAGAGAGCGCGGGTTTCCGCACTGGCCTGACTGGAACATTTTCCACCATCCAAATAAGTGACTTTGCGGCCTCCACAAAGGGGATCGGGTCAGCCGAAGACCGGGTCCCAAAGCGCTCCAGTCCCATTGCTGTGGCCAAAAGTCTGTTTTGTGAACTGGAAGAGCCAGCAGAGGACGTGTTTGAAGACGGAGCCAAAGACTTGTCACGAACGAGTTTCACCTCACCGCTCGCTGGGAACAGTGACATCTGCAGGAGCTTGAGCCTCGACTCTGAAGGGTCCATGCACGAAACGTCTCCCACTGTTTGCAGCCCTGCGTCATTCAAGCCAAAAAAGAGCTCTGAACACAGAGATTCAGCATCatctgaggagcaggaggaaaacaaagactCATCCATCACTGAAAAACCCACACTTGCTAACTTTGGTCATAAAGCTGAATCTCAGTGTTCCTTCCTTAACCAGCTCCCTGATCTGGCCTGCAGCGTTGCACCACCCCCCTTGTTCCCCAAGCTGCGAAATGTCGTCGCCTTCCGTAGCTACTGTAGCTCCATTAACCGCTCCAACGTGTCGGGAGTGTCCCGGCTTAGCATCGGGTCTATCGAGGCCATGGAGCTCTCCGCAACAGCTGCTAATCACTCTGCATCTGGCACAATGACACCAGTGCAGAAGAGacccagctccagcagctctctCTATCAGGTGACTATACAGTGACACTGTTTCAGTGTAATTCTTCTTAAACGGAGCCAAAATAAACTGTCCAGCTGTAGAACTCCTTATTCAAAGTAGCTAGTAGTAGTAAGTGCAGGCTAGCTAGAGCTAGGCTATTAAATTGCATTGCATTTGACACAAACTGGATTTCATGTCATTCATTATTCCATTACTCTTTTGTCTTGCGTCGTTTTGCCATTCTTcatgtttccctttgtttcccTCTCCCATCAGACCCCTCAGCCCATGTCGACCTCTCACACCCCTTTCAGGACTCCAAAGAGTGTCAGAAGGGGGGCGCTGCCTGTTGAGGGTGCACCCATTTTAGGAACTCCTGACTATTTGGCTCCAGAGCTTCTGTTGGGAAAACCACATGGTGAGAAAAAGCCCAACACAGCCTCATGGTATTGACATTGACTGGTTGACATTATAGCCTTTGTGACAGGCGTTCTCTTTGAGTTTCAGGCTGTTGTCAGTGTGGTAAGTTTATGATGCTATTGCTGTTTTTGCAAGCGAGCTCGCATGATCACCCAGCCTGCTAATACGAAATGAGCTGATTCTTCCCCCATTTCCTTCCCCCACTGGTTCCGCTTCTGCCCCTTGGACTGGTGAATAAACTGCGGGCCTGATCAGAGGGAAGGGCGCAGCACTTTAAATTAAACTAACACTGTTGTTAACAGTTGGGCAATCAGATTTGTTGATGCTGATGTGCTTTTAACTGGTTAAAATGGTTATTCTGCTCTTAAAATCTGCGGATTGGAGTGATCCTGGCACATAGTCAGTGTGCTGTGGGACTGGCTTTATGTTTCACTTTTAGCAGCTGACATGCAAAATGTCATCTAATAATAACCTGTTGATCTGACATGCTGTTATTCATTCTAGTGTTAATATGCTGAGGGCAACATTGCCTGTCAGCTCTTTGAATGTGGGTGGCAGTCCTTATTCATCGACTCTTAAGCTCTTTTCTTAGCTCAATAATAGATGGTTATGAGAATTGTGACTTTAAATTCTTGCAGAGGCAAAACTACTTCCTTAAAACTATAATGCTAGGCACAAATATTAAAGTAAATTTCTAATGATCCTTCTTCATTATTGAGTTGAAGGAATGTGACAAGCCGAacccctccatcctccatcctctaACTCAGTCCCTGCTTCCGCCACCGCAGCACAATTAGTGGACACTCTAACAGGGGTCACAGGGAAAGGGGTCGTGTTTGaagccagcagctgtttgacatGTAACTTTTCTTCGCCCCCATCCAGATGTCATGGTGGATTGGTGGGCGTTAGGTGTGTGTCTTTTCGAGTTCCTCACAGGTGTGCCGCCGTTCAACGACGAGACGCCTCAGCTGGTCTTCCAGAATATTCTCAACAGAGGTGGGTTTGGTTTTCTTTTATAGGAGCAACCACTAAAGCGTAAAATACTCTAAAATACGGCACTGGCATAAAGCCTGTATGGTGATCAACATGCCTAACATCAACATGCCTGTGTTAATGACACACTTTCACTGCTTCTTTTACCACCTGACCATCAACGCTTTAACAATTTCAGATATCCCCtggcctgaggaggaggaggaactgtcTGTAAACTCAAGAAATGCGATTGAAATCCTCCTGACGATGGACATGACAAAACGAGCTGGTCTAAAGGGTGACgatcactttttatttttcagaattgAAAATATTGTTAGTCCTCAGACCTTGATGAATTTTATCCAATAAAAGTCTGAAAattatgtgtttctgtggttaAAAATTTCAGGATTTAGCCTTTTTGAAGTGGCTGTAATCATAATTACCTTAtaataaaatgctaatatttgcctTAGTTTCAACACCCTGGAAGTAAATCTAATGGTAGGACACCTGATAAAACAAAATGGGAAGTACattctgatcattttctctGAACATCCACCAGAGCTCAAGTGTCACCCGCTGTTTGAGGGCCTGGACTGGGACAACCTGCAGAACCAGCCGATGCCTTTCATACCTCAGCCGGAGGATGAAACCGACACCTCGTACTTTGAGGCAAGAAACAACGCTCAGCACATCGCCGTGTCTGGCTTCAGCCTATAGCTGAAAACACGAACAGTCAGGCGTCCTATCACAGTAGCAGTCCACACATTTTGGCTGTTGATGAAGCACTTGCTTTCAGTGTGAAACGCTCCAGACATCAGATCCATtaaacaactgaaaacacagtgatgatGTGGATTCAGATGGTTTGAGGTTGCGatattttttacaaaaacattttaccaATGTGCAATCACTGGTCATAAGAGACTGAAAGAAGCAGAATCCTTTGACTGGTCAGTTACTGTAGTTAAGTATTGTAGAAAATAAACTTCTTTTAAAGCTTTGTATTAACACTCTCTGCAGATATGTCTCTTAAATTCTCCTCTGCAAAATACACTTTACTACTGTGTTACCTTTGTAGCAGGCTTTTACTTCTGTTATATtgatcaaacacaaaataactaAGTTTGTGTACATTTGTTACTGCCTGATGTTGATTTCCAATGTCGACATGCTCCGTTTTTTGCTGCACTGTTCATCATTGTCACGTTCACCTGCTGTTAGTAGACTGGGTGGGCAATGGGAGGGCTACAAGAAAGACATGCTAATATATTAATGAATCATGTATTTTATGTGTAAATCTTGTTAATATCATTTAGTGCTGTTTTAAGACATGAGTAGGTACATCGTATTCAAACGGGactgtttttttgcttttatgtgATTTGTATTGGTCGTCTTTATGTGACGTCTCCTGTCTACCTTCCACACTACTGTTAGTTTTAGATAAGTTCAACAGGCTCCCTGCGAACGTTTTATCTTGTTCACTCTAAGGAAAaagtaaaatacaaataaaatctgTTTGTAATTGTACTTTGTGCCTTTTTTGCTAAGCTATCAAACATCTGAAGACAAAGTGCAGATAAAATGTGAATCTTTAATTTGCAGGTTCAAGGAATAGCTTGCCATGAATTGGTTAGCTacctagctagctagcttagcaaAAGACCGTAAACAATTAGCAGACAGTAAATCTTTAATTTTGAAAGTTAAAAGTATAACTTGATATTTTGGGTAGCTACTAATTTTCTTATCAAGACTTAGAAGAGAAAATTGATAACCACTTTACTGTTTactatgaagctacagccatgaactggttagctagctagctagctagcttagtGAAATACTGTAAACAATTAGCATGGCTCTGTACAAACggctttcctttttctttttgattaatacaaacattaaaatatataaagaacttgtttctttgttttttatttgtggttttggtaATGTTTGGGCCTATCTTTTAGCCAGTTGCTCTGTCCCAGCCCTGTGCAGCTCTAGTCTGCTAGCTATAGCGCGTAACGTTAGCCTATGTACCAGACTGACATGAATGTGCTAGCAGTCATTTTATTTGAGATAATCTGGACAAATTGAAATGCTTTATGAAAACTTTATTTGAGGCTTAGATTATCACATGCAGACACCACTCTATCCACAGGCAGAGAGGGTGAGAAAGCCTTAGTAC
It includes:
- the mastl gene encoding serine/threonine-protein kinase greatwall; protein product: MDADEKHDSSIKEVSVAIPKPPSIEDFIVLKPISRGAFGKVYLARKKCNVRLYAIKVMKKANMVDKNMTGQMKAERDALALSKSPFVVHLFYSLQTATKIYLVMEYLIGGDVKSLLHMYGYFDQDMSIKYISEVALALDYLHRHGIIHRDLKPDNMLISNEGHIKLTDFGLSKVKLDRELSLMDILTTPSLAKPKKGYFRTPGQVLSLISSLGFNTPAGEGKRHHSASAVSSPMSCGKIKQKNNSLGSPLMKIKDHLSSPTCYPWKTGPNNIAFSPHNLAKNLTPTLLKTRRRFETMSAGSTTTDTEGGVSPLWECEEKENEHTNKQKGRGRSESRGPEQDCAPTTAGTFGFSAKSPGSLCVESHPEDVEEEKPPANKPESVSTARRGFCPSASSGKRTFSDIERSPEPLEIQAKKSNAHYTRCYEVPEESAGFRTGLTGTFSTIQISDFAASTKGIGSAEDRVPKRSSPIAVAKSLFCELEEPAEDVFEDGAKDLSRTSFTSPLAGNSDICRSLSLDSEGSMHETSPTVCSPASFKPKKSSEHRDSASSEEQEENKDSSITEKPTLANFGHKAESQCSFLNQLPDLACSVAPPPLFPKLRNVVAFRSYCSSINRSNVSGVSRLSIGSIEAMELSATAANHSASGTMTPVQKRPSSSSSLYQTPQPMSTSHTPFRTPKSVRRGALPVEGAPILGTPDYLAPELLLGKPHDVMVDWWALGVCLFEFLTGVPPFNDETPQLVFQNILNRDIPWPEEEEELSVNSRNAIEILLTMDMTKRAGLKELKCHPLFEGLDWDNLQNQPMPFIPQPEDETDTSYFEARNNAQHIAVSGFSL